One genomic window of Branchiostoma lanceolatum isolate klBraLanc5 chromosome 5, klBraLanc5.hap2, whole genome shotgun sequence includes the following:
- the LOC136434263 gene encoding uncharacterized protein produces MICVSMFTIFSGAEMAATDNTLSPDGESSDGEDVNITRLTSGRLHVVLEEHMDDDTSAQKETGTGTNGAASSDDSEPHPGPPEPRYLTIGDHVVEYPQSEEECVYSKPEDVYGHKEEESADDKPEDIHGHKEEESADDKPDVYQHKAQEKVSLACKAKGGKRFEDTRRHDDQGDLKGARASTIDDILRRR; encoded by the exons ATGATTTgtgtttcaatgtttacaatTTTTTCCGGTGCAGAAATGGCGGCAACCGACAACACGCTCTCGCCGGACGGAGAGAGCTCAGACGGGGAGGACGTGAACATCACTAGGTTAACCTCGGGGCGTCTGCACGTTGTGCTCGAGGAACACATGGATGACGACACGTCCGCCCAAAAAGAGACGGGTACCGGAACCAATGGCGCTGCTTCTAGTGACGACAGCGAACCGCACCCTGGTCCACCCGAGCCTCGGTACCTGACCATAGGAGACCACGTGGTGGAGTATCCGCAGTCAGAAGAGGAGTGTGTCTACAGCAAGCCAGAAGATGTCTACGGACACAAAGAAGAAGAGTCTGCTGACGACAAACCGGAGGATATCCACGGGCACAAAGAAGAGGAGTCTGCTGACGACAAGCCAGATGTTTACCAACACAAAGCTCAAGAGAAAGTGAGCCTCGCTTGCAAGGCTAAAG GAGGCAAACGGTTCGAAGATACAAGACGACATGATGATCAGGGCGACCTTAAAGGCGCCAGGGCCTCCACTATTGACGACATTCTTCGACGACGGTAA